Proteins from a single region of Cupriavidus sp. MP-37:
- a CDS encoding AAA family ATPase: MRPLHLTLQAFGPFAATEAIDFTRLGEQAFVLIHGPTGAGKTTLLDAICFALYGDTSGGERSAQAMRSANAAAGLRTEVTLEFSLGAQRWRVVRSPMQDRPKQRGEGWVTEPARAQLDLHDGDGWVSKASQPGKVTDAVRDLLGFDSAQFRQVIVLPQGRFRELLTASSQARQAILERLFRTELYRRVEELLKTEAAGIRRGAERIAIQREEALRQAGVESAQALSDSIATMQAELQALQGQEQGARAAQAAAQAALAAGEQVAARLQERAQAQAAHAALLARQAAMDDQRSRLHAAQRAARVMPVVLAAQAAQRDHSAGAAALAQATEHAAHAGQRATLAAAALQAQVQQADARQAAQRRVAQLEAMLPRAQRMGALHRALQEAEARQAAAAAARDRAAAQLDTSRAAAVAAESALAQAQLAAAQAQTTALQLAALQDRARQFERYRQAARSLDAANTHAAGHVQAEQQALHQRDRCRTALAEAEAAWRAGQAARLAQSLAAGDACPVCGSTAHPEPARHVAQPLSDVALEAARHALLEAEAEAVRCTAQHQAAQLAIAQARERVEELAAELGDASEEAAASLNAEIQSRQAALAQQRQASASLAQREAAIATARAARDSAEAAHRDAVALADAAAQALAHRRGEWQAESAQMPEDSRDPVALGEALRQAQVALAGLEQALATAQAAERQAAAEAAAAQAALVSARQAQAQTAERLANADAALAQALVQHGFGDARAHAEACLDDDAMQALDATLRTFDSQLAAAADRRERAEAAAQALDAPDLDGLRAALGAAAAKVEDLVRQQAERGRSRDALVQCQQRLQQLDQEGRDIEARFAVLGRLAEVANGNNPRRMTFQRFVLATLLDEVLEAASMRLLAMSRGRYVLQRVREQADQRSAGGLDIEVFDHDTGAARPANTLSGGEGFLASLSLALGLADVVQSRSGGIQLDTLFVDEGFGTLDPESLDFALRTLLDLQQAGRLVGIISHVTELRERIDVRLEVRPGTGGSRVLLTGVPVAA; encoded by the coding sequence ATGAGACCGCTGCATCTGACGCTGCAGGCGTTCGGCCCCTTTGCCGCGACCGAGGCGATCGACTTCACGCGGCTGGGCGAGCAGGCCTTCGTGCTGATCCATGGCCCCACCGGCGCGGGCAAGACCACGCTGCTCGATGCCATCTGCTTCGCGCTGTATGGCGATACCTCCGGCGGCGAGCGCAGCGCGCAGGCCATGCGCAGCGCCAATGCCGCCGCGGGTTTGCGCACCGAGGTGACGCTGGAATTCAGCCTTGGCGCGCAGCGCTGGCGCGTGGTGCGCTCGCCCATGCAGGACCGGCCCAAACAGCGCGGCGAGGGCTGGGTGACCGAGCCTGCCAGGGCGCAGCTGGATCTGCACGACGGCGATGGCTGGGTCAGCAAGGCCAGCCAGCCGGGCAAGGTCACCGATGCCGTGCGTGACCTGCTGGGGTTCGACAGCGCGCAGTTCCGGCAGGTGATCGTGTTGCCGCAGGGGCGCTTCCGCGAACTGCTGACCGCCAGCTCGCAGGCGCGGCAGGCGATCCTGGAGCGGCTGTTCCGCACCGAGCTGTACCGCCGCGTGGAAGAGCTGCTGAAGACCGAGGCCGCGGGCATCCGGCGCGGCGCCGAGCGCATCGCCATCCAGCGCGAGGAAGCGTTGCGGCAGGCCGGGGTGGAGTCGGCACAAGCGTTGTCGGACAGCATCGCGACCATGCAGGCCGAACTGCAGGCGCTGCAAGGCCAGGAGCAAGGCGCACGCGCCGCGCAAGCCGCCGCGCAGGCGGCGCTGGCGGCCGGCGAGCAGGTGGCGGCGCGCTTGCAGGAGCGCGCGCAGGCGCAGGCCGCCCATGCCGCGCTGCTGGCGCGGCAGGCCGCCATGGATGACCAGCGCAGCCGCTTGCATGCGGCCCAGCGCGCCGCGCGCGTGATGCCGGTGGTGCTGGCCGCACAGGCCGCGCAGCGCGATCACAGCGCTGGTGCGGCGGCATTGGCGCAGGCGACCGAGCACGCCGCGCATGCCGGGCAACGGGCCACGCTGGCTGCCGCGGCCTTGCAGGCGCAGGTGCAGCAGGCCGACGCACGCCAGGCCGCGCAGCGCCGCGTAGCGCAACTCGAGGCGATGCTGCCGCGCGCGCAGCGGATGGGTGCCTTGCATCGCGCGTTGCAGGAGGCCGAAGCCAGGCAGGCCGCCGCCGCCGCCGCGCGCGATCGCGCCGCGGCGCAGCTGGACACCAGCCGTGCTGCCGCGGTGGCCGCCGAATCGGCACTGGCGCAGGCGCAGCTCGCCGCGGCGCAGGCACAGACCACTGCCTTGCAGCTGGCCGCGCTGCAGGATCGCGCGCGGCAATTCGAACGGTACCGGCAAGCGGCGCGTTCGCTGGACGCCGCGAATACGCACGCCGCCGGGCATGTGCAAGCCGAACAGCAGGCGTTGCATCAGCGCGACCGCTGCCGCACCGCGCTGGCCGAAGCTGAAGCCGCGTGGCGCGCCGGCCAGGCCGCCCGCCTGGCGCAGAGCCTGGCGGCCGGCGATGCCTGCCCGGTCTGCGGCAGCACCGCGCATCCCGAGCCGGCCCGGCACGTGGCGCAGCCGCTGTCGGACGTGGCGCTGGAGGCCGCGCGTCACGCCCTGCTGGAAGCGGAAGCCGAAGCGGTGCGCTGTACCGCCCAGCACCAGGCCGCGCAGCTGGCGATCGCGCAGGCACGCGAGCGGGTGGAAGAACTGGCCGCGGAACTGGGCGATGCCAGCGAGGAGGCGGCCGCCAGCCTTAACGCCGAGATCCAGTCGCGGCAAGCGGCACTCGCGCAGCAGCGGCAGGCGTCGGCCAGCCTGGCGCAGCGCGAGGCCGCGATCGCGACCGCGCGCGCGGCGCGCGACAGCGCCGAAGCCGCGCACCGCGATGCCGTTGCGCTGGCCGATGCCGCCGCGCAGGCGCTGGCGCATCGCCGCGGCGAATGGCAAGCCGAAAGCGCGCAAATGCCTGAGGATTCGCGCGATCCGGTGGCCCTGGGCGAGGCACTGCGCCAGGCGCAGGTCGCGCTGGCCGGGCTTGAGCAAGCGCTGGCGACGGCGCAGGCGGCCGAGCGGCAGGCCGCTGCAGAAGCTGCCGCTGCGCAGGCCGCGCTGGTGTCGGCACGGCAGGCCCAGGCGCAGACCGCTGAACGCCTGGCCAACGCCGACGCGGCATTGGCGCAGGCGCTCGTCCAGCACGGTTTTGGCGATGCCCGCGCGCATGCCGAGGCGTGTCTCGATGACGACGCGATGCAGGCGCTCGACGCCACGCTGCGCACGTTCGACAGCCAACTGGCCGCCGCCGCGGACCGGCGCGAACGCGCCGAAGCTGCCGCGCAAGCGCTCGATGCGCCCGACCTCGACGGGCTGCGCGCAGCGCTGGGGGCTGCCGCGGCGAAGGTGGAGGACCTGGTGCGGCAACAGGCCGAGCGCGGCCGTTCGCGCGACGCGCTGGTGCAATGCCAGCAGCGGCTGCAGCAGCTGGACCAGGAAGGCCGCGACATCGAAGCCCGCTTTGCCGTGCTGGGCCGGCTGGCCGAAGTGGCCAACGGCAACAACCCGCGCCGCATGACGTTCCAGCGCTTCGTGCTGGCCACGCTGCTCGACGAGGTGCTGGAAGCCGCGTCCATGCGCCTGCTGGCGATGAGCCGCGGCCGTTATGTGCTGCAGCGCGTGCGCGAGCAGGCCGACCAGCGCAGCGCCGGCGGGCTCGATATCGAAGTGTTCGACCATGATACCGGCGCGGCGCGGCCGGCCAATACGCTCTCGGGCGGCGAAGGCTTTCTCGCGTCGCTATCGTTGGCGCTGGGCCTGGCCGACGTGGTGCAGTCGCGCTCGGGCGGCATCCAGCTCGACACGCTGTTCGTCGACGAAGGCTTCGGCACGCTCGATCCCGAAAGCCTGGACTTCGCCCTGCGCACCTTGCTCGACCTGCAGCAGGCCGGGCGCCTGGTCGGCATCATCTCGCACGTGACCGAGCTGCGCGAACGTATCGATGTACGGCTGGAAGTGCGCCCCGGCACGGGCGGCAGCCGCGTGCTGCTGACTGGTGTGCCGGTAGCGGCCTAG
- a CDS encoding exonuclease SbcCD subunit D, which yields MRFLHTADWHLGRLFHARSLLEDQAHLLDQFVALVRTERPDAVLIAGDVYDRAVPPPEAVALLDDVLGRIVVDAGVPVVMIAGNHDSAQRLEFGARLMRAQGLHVAGRTLPEASCVHLHDAHGEVRVYALPYAEPAVVRDAIGADMPSHEAALRAQLDAIRAVHPPGVRAVVVGHAFVVGGAASESERPLSVGGSGAVAAELFAGFDLVALGHLHRPQTLGGGRIYYAGSLLKYSLSECAHQKSVSCIELDADGAVTITPLTLQPLRDVRVLEGELAQLLAAGADDPQCDDYIHARLTDTGALLDPMARLRQVYPNALAIERTVLARSGIASEAGRKLRQLGTGELFASFFREVADAELDPDQRAALDQVLAGIAAAERESA from the coding sequence TTGCGTTTCCTCCACACCGCCGACTGGCATCTTGGCCGCCTCTTCCATGCGCGCAGCCTGCTGGAAGACCAGGCCCATCTCCTCGACCAGTTTGTCGCACTGGTCCGCACCGAGCGCCCGGATGCGGTGCTGATTGCCGGCGACGTCTATGACCGCGCCGTGCCGCCGCCCGAGGCGGTGGCCTTGCTCGACGACGTGCTCGGCCGCATCGTGGTCGACGCCGGCGTGCCGGTGGTGATGATCGCCGGCAACCACGACAGCGCGCAGCGGCTGGAATTCGGCGCACGCCTGATGCGCGCGCAGGGGCTGCACGTGGCCGGCCGCACGCTGCCCGAGGCCAGTTGCGTGCACCTGCACGATGCCCACGGCGAAGTCCGCGTCTATGCGCTGCCGTATGCCGAGCCCGCGGTGGTGCGCGATGCGATCGGCGCCGACATGCCATCGCATGAAGCCGCCTTGCGCGCGCAGCTCGATGCCATCCGCGCGGTGCATCCGCCGGGCGTGCGCGCGGTGGTGGTGGGCCATGCCTTCGTGGTGGGCGGCGCGGCCAGCGAATCCGAACGGCCGCTGTCGGTCGGTGGCAGCGGCGCCGTGGCCGCGGAGCTGTTCGCCGGCTTCGACCTGGTCGCGCTGGGCCACCTGCACCGGCCCCAGACGCTGGGCGGCGGACGCATCTACTATGCGGGCTCGCTGCTGAAATACTCGCTGTCGGAATGCGCGCACCAGAAGTCGGTGTCGTGCATCGAACTGGATGCGGACGGGGCCGTCACCATCACGCCGTTGACGCTGCAGCCGCTGCGCGACGTGCGCGTGCTCGAGGGCGAACTGGCACAGTTGCTGGCCGCCGGCGCCGACGACCCGCAATGCGACGACTACATCCACGCGCGCCTCACGGATACCGGCGCGCTGCTGGATCCGATGGCGCGGCTGCGCCAGGTCTATCCCAACGCGCTGGCGATCGAGCGCACGGTGCTGGCGCGCAGTGGCATCGCGTCCGAGGCGGGCCGCAAGCTGCGGCAACTGGGCACGGGCGAGCTGTTCGCCAGCTTCTTCCGCGAAGTGGCCGATGCCGAGCTGGACCCGGACCAGCGCGCCGCGCTCGACCAGGTGCTGGCCGGCATCGCCGCGGCCGAGCGGGAGTCGGCATGA
- a CDS encoding sigma 54-interacting transcriptional regulator has product MKTDRWAYENLEVYVWEGKYEIADRVTRFLAPLGVDVIRAGALEALPAEPRLKPCIAVISVSVIGAARFSLDWEAAHGMPVIWVAGPGRETDPGRFPPEYAHILADDFTGADLRSQIGKLLPQLLAADAPGEREADLVAGSAAMRQLLQHVETFADFGSNVMLYGETGAGKERIARLFHERNSTYGKGPFVAVNCGAIPDGLFESQFFGHAKGAFTGASFAHRGYFEQANGGTLFLDEIGDLPLFQQVKLLRVLEENVITRLGSTLAVKLDFRLVAATNKDLRDAVRQGRFRADLFFRLAVIEMRIPSLEERGPADKVALLQSFLRHMLGASGYDALPPMPDWLKGAVGTAYFTGNVRELRNLAERVGITVQQTGHWDEERIRPLFRALHPGAFDGGERADLRGDMEERRRILAALDANGWRRQDTAASLGISRKVLWEKMRKYQIADSEAEPV; this is encoded by the coding sequence ATGAAGACAGACCGCTGGGCCTACGAAAACCTTGAAGTGTACGTGTGGGAAGGCAAGTACGAGATTGCCGACCGCGTCACGCGTTTCCTCGCGCCGCTGGGCGTGGACGTGATTCGGGCCGGCGCGCTCGAGGCCTTGCCGGCCGAGCCGCGCCTGAAGCCGTGCATCGCGGTGATCAGCGTGTCGGTGATCGGCGCCGCGCGCTTTTCGCTGGACTGGGAGGCCGCGCATGGCATGCCGGTGATCTGGGTGGCGGGACCGGGGCGCGAGACCGATCCCGGACGCTTCCCGCCGGAGTACGCGCATATCCTGGCGGATGACTTTACCGGCGCCGACCTGCGCAGCCAGATCGGCAAGCTGCTGCCGCAGCTGCTCGCGGCCGACGCGCCAGGCGAGCGCGAGGCTGACCTGGTGGCTGGCTCCGCGGCGATGCGCCAGCTGCTGCAGCATGTGGAAACCTTTGCCGACTTCGGCAGCAACGTGATGCTGTACGGCGAAACCGGTGCCGGCAAGGAGCGCATCGCGCGCCTGTTCCATGAGCGCAACAGCACCTACGGCAAGGGCCCGTTCGTCGCGGTCAACTGCGGCGCGATTCCCGACGGACTGTTCGAGTCACAGTTCTTCGGCCACGCCAAGGGCGCGTTCACGGGCGCTTCGTTCGCGCATCGCGGGTATTTCGAGCAGGCCAACGGCGGCACGCTGTTTCTCGATGAAATCGGCGACCTGCCGCTGTTCCAGCAGGTCAAGCTGCTGCGCGTGCTGGAAGAGAACGTGATCACCCGGCTGGGCTCGACGCTGGCGGTCAAGCTGGATTTCCGGCTGGTCGCGGCGACCAACAAGGACTTGCGCGACGCGGTGCGGCAGGGGCGCTTCCGCGCCGACCTGTTCTTCCGCCTGGCGGTGATCGAGATGCGCATTCCCAGCCTGGAAGAGCGTGGTCCGGCCGACAAGGTGGCGCTGCTGCAGTCGTTCCTGCGCCATATGTTGGGCGCGTCCGGTTATGACGCGTTGCCGCCGATGCCGGACTGGCTCAAGGGCGCGGTCGGCACCGCCTACTTCACCGGCAACGTGCGCGAGCTGCGCAACCTCGCCGAGCGCGTCGGCATCACCGTGCAGCAGACCGGGCATTGGGACGAGGAGCGGATCCGGCCGCTGTTCCGCGCGCTGCATCCGGGCGCGTTCGATGGCGGCGAGCGCGCCGACCTGCGCGGCGACATGGAAGAACGCCGCCGCATCCTGGCCGCGCTCGACGCCAACGGCTGGCGGCGGCAGGACACGGCGGCCAGCCTGGGCATCAGCCGCAAGGTGCTGTGGGAAAAAATGCGCAAATACCAGATCGCCGACAGCGAGGCCGAGCCGGTCTGA
- a CDS encoding TadG family pilus assembly protein, with amino-acid sequence MSLRQPPVHRTRRTARGAVSVMAALLLATVAIAALVSIDVGHVFMRQRQLQNMVDLAAMSAAQQLKRADSPTTATPDQTQLNNAVLGTVANISAKNGYPSGSALGCSEATGGKADAMTACLGMWDPAANAAPRYFTATYAPEKESPNAVRVQATQTVPILFVLPGGAGRQLYAEAVASGSPPVASFTLGSGVLTADTAKSLLAPLLGNALAASIDWNGLLNTTVTVDQLRLQAKAGTVQGLLGMTMALGDFYALVLDAASRNRVLDAWVQGVPAALGVSAATATVRLNQLLDLDLLAPTGSSAAQVGLNVAQLILAGAQVASANAALSAAVPIPALPLGLGGATASLKVISPPVTAVGPARQLSDGSWQTSAQTSQVSLKVSAEINVGALAPLANIKLTLPLHISVGKARANLKALQCAARPEDRLAILEVKPSVLTVCLTDQCTASKVSIGHASALTLPLLDLVVVDDPQTRSIGQEVKDVALAPGGHKPLQSDTPLTGILTQVLALKVAPEVMGMQVLPTMDFSAILLPVIAPLDTLLTSLLLSLGIQLGTADLWLHSIDCNNAELVY; translated from the coding sequence ATGAGCCTGCGCCAGCCGCCGGTGCACCGCACCCGTCGAACCGCGCGCGGCGCCGTCAGCGTGATGGCGGCGCTGCTGCTCGCCACCGTGGCGATCGCCGCGCTGGTGTCGATCGACGTCGGCCATGTGTTCATGCGCCAGCGGCAGCTGCAGAACATGGTGGACCTGGCGGCGATGTCGGCGGCGCAGCAGCTCAAGCGGGCGGATAGTCCAACCACGGCTACCCCCGACCAGACGCAACTGAACAATGCAGTACTCGGTACCGTTGCCAACATCAGTGCGAAGAACGGATACCCCTCGGGCAGCGCGTTGGGTTGCAGCGAAGCCACGGGTGGCAAGGCCGATGCAATGACGGCTTGCCTGGGCATGTGGGATCCGGCTGCCAATGCCGCACCTCGTTATTTCACTGCGACCTACGCCCCCGAAAAAGAGTCGCCCAACGCTGTGCGGGTGCAGGCTACACAGACGGTGCCAATATTGTTTGTGTTACCAGGCGGTGCCGGGCGACAGTTGTATGCCGAAGCCGTCGCCAGTGGCAGCCCGCCGGTGGCCTCATTTACGCTCGGCTCCGGTGTGCTGACTGCCGACACGGCGAAGAGCCTGCTGGCCCCACTGTTAGGCAATGCCCTAGCTGCAAGTATCGATTGGAATGGGTTGCTGAATACGACGGTGACGGTAGACCAATTGCGGCTCCAGGCTAAGGCTGGCACCGTTCAGGGTCTGCTTGGCATGACCATGGCATTGGGTGATTTTTATGCCTTGGTTCTTGACGCAGCGAGCCGGAATCGAGTCCTGGACGCGTGGGTGCAAGGTGTGCCGGCGGCGCTCGGCGTTTCTGCTGCCACGGCGACTGTGAGGCTTAACCAGCTGCTTGACTTGGATCTTCTAGCGCCGACGGGTTCATCCGCCGCGCAAGTCGGTCTGAATGTGGCACAGCTGATTCTTGCGGGCGCACAAGTTGCCAGTGCAAATGCCGCACTATCTGCCGCGGTGCCCATACCGGCGTTACCGCTCGGGCTGGGCGGCGCCACGGCCAGCCTGAAGGTAATCTCGCCGCCCGTGACCGCGGTTGGGCCTGCACGACAGCTTTCCGACGGATCCTGGCAAACGTCTGCACAAACCTCGCAAGTCAGCCTGAAGGTGAGTGCGGAGATCAATGTCGGAGCGCTTGCGCCGCTAGCCAATATCAAGCTGACCTTGCCCTTGCATATCAGCGTAGGCAAAGCGCGAGCCAATCTGAAAGCGTTGCAGTGCGCTGCCAGGCCCGAGGACCGCCTGGCAATCCTGGAGGTCAAGCCCAGCGTGCTCACCGTTTGCCTGACCGATCAATGCACCGCTTCCAAGGTTTCTATCGGTCATGCCTCGGCGCTGACCTTACCGTTGCTCGACCTCGTCGTCGTTGATGATCCCCAGACGCGCAGTATTGGCCAGGAAGTAAAGGATGTTGCACTGGCGCCAGGCGGACACAAACCGCTGCAGTCGGACACGCCGCTCACGGGAATACTAACGCAGGTGCTGGCACTGAAAGTCGCTCCAGAGGTAATGGGGATGCAAGTGTTGCCGACGATGGACTTCAGTGCGATTCTCCTGCCCGTCATCGCTCCGCTAGACACGCTGCTGACTTCGTTGTTGTTGAGCCTCGGCATCCAGCTCGGCACCGCCGACCTCTGGCTCCACAGCATCGATTGCAACAACGCTGAACTGGTGTACTGA
- a CDS encoding DUF3613 domain-containing protein: protein MTAKLLVAIPKRAACVALGLCALAPLAHAQGDAAMPDAVAASAGMPAARAAQREIGADTRAILAIQREGTQAGPMLPMHGEQAALGYERYLNSFRFALPEFYTGQANASTARAGSAGQTLGGK from the coding sequence ATGACAGCCAAGCTACTTGTTGCGATCCCAAAGCGCGCCGCATGCGTGGCGCTCGGCCTGTGTGCGCTGGCCCCGCTCGCGCACGCACAAGGCGACGCTGCGATGCCGGACGCGGTCGCCGCATCCGCCGGCATGCCGGCGGCGCGGGCCGCGCAGCGCGAGATCGGCGCCGACACGCGCGCGATCCTGGCGATCCAGCGCGAGGGCACGCAGGCCGGGCCGATGCTGCCGATGCACGGCGAGCAGGCCGCGCTGGGCTATGAGCGCTACCTGAACAGCTTCCGCTTTGCGCTGCCCGAGTTTTACACGGGCCAGGCCAACGCCAGTACCGCGCGCGCCGGCTCGGCCGGGCAGACGCTGGGCGGCAAATGA
- a CDS encoding pilus assembly protein TadD, with the protein MAHAAAVATGRIRAAAACALVAALSGCAAGNNGASAMREQAEAQVELAKLRDKTARAEYSEQAVYLGLIRKMQQDGLYFASLAHIEVYVQRFGAGPEIQVMRADALRETGQDQAAIEAYQTLAATAKGAEAAHAHHGLGLLAGRQDDFARAVTELRAAAALDPVNARIASDLGYALMRAGALQDARVPVMQALELDARNPRVISNAVVWLMADGKRAQANAMMQKAALPEPTRSAIRKEADRIARAASARDRATARQGQKPISAPAAAVAVVAKPIAIAAQTGATP; encoded by the coding sequence ATGGCGCACGCAGCCGCGGTGGCGACGGGCCGGATCCGGGCCGCGGCCGCGTGCGCGCTGGTGGCCGCACTGTCGGGCTGCGCCGCCGGCAACAATGGCGCCTCGGCCATGCGCGAGCAGGCCGAGGCCCAGGTGGAACTGGCCAAGCTGCGCGACAAGACCGCGCGCGCGGAATACAGCGAGCAGGCGGTCTACCTGGGCCTGATCCGCAAGATGCAGCAGGACGGGCTCTACTTTGCCTCGCTCGCGCATATCGAGGTCTATGTGCAGCGCTTCGGCGCCGGCCCCGAGATCCAGGTCATGCGCGCCGATGCCTTGCGCGAAACCGGGCAGGACCAGGCCGCGATCGAGGCGTACCAGACGCTGGCCGCCACCGCGAAGGGCGCGGAGGCCGCGCATGCGCACCACGGCCTTGGCCTGCTGGCGGGGCGCCAGGATGACTTTGCGCGCGCGGTCACGGAACTGCGCGCCGCCGCCGCGCTGGACCCGGTCAACGCGCGCATCGCCAGCGACCTGGGCTATGCGCTGATGCGCGCCGGCGCGCTGCAGGACGCGCGCGTGCCGGTGATGCAGGCGCTCGAACTGGACGCGCGCAATCCGCGCGTGATCAGCAATGCCGTGGTGTGGCTGATGGCCGATGGCAAGCGCGCCCAGGCCAACGCCATGATGCAGAAGGCCGCATTGCCCGAGCCCACCCGCAGCGCGATCCGCAAGGAAGCCGACCGCATTGCCCGCGCCGCCTCGGCGCGTGACCGCGCTACGGCGCGCCAGGGCCAGAAACCGATCTCCGCGCCCGCTGCCGCCGTGGCGGTCGTGGCCAAGCCAATCGCCATCGCCGCGCAAACCGGCGCTACACCATGA
- a CDS encoding type II secretion system F family protein, whose translation MDRLTLISLSLLLAACGVGVLALPLLRDWRQRRLSARTIDAALARQQRTTEVAQAARAAPAAAPGVPGTPGARPASNAAAGAATSGVATALGAQLGARVGERFDAHWLESRLGRAVVTPEDQQLLEQCGWYGVQARVVFGVLRLGLPLALSVLAMLWHLGASAFMVMAWGFGTFAVAYLAPKWFLRRRAAARLRLVDDELPVLIDMLRLLQGVGLSIDQSLQVIVAEFGSMLRVLGPELARANQQFASGRSREQTLLRIGRLFDSEDLKSLITLLTQVDKHGGAVQEPLRQFGLRLQEARKSRMKDEIGRLTVKMTAVMVVSLLPVLLILTAGPGFLGVIRMLANMGGTR comes from the coding sequence ATGGACCGCCTGACGCTGATCTCGCTGAGCCTGCTGCTCGCCGCATGCGGCGTCGGCGTACTGGCGTTGCCGCTGCTGCGCGACTGGCGCCAGCGCCGGCTGTCGGCACGCACCATCGACGCCGCGCTGGCGCGCCAGCAGCGCACGACGGAAGTGGCGCAGGCAGCCAGGGCCGCGCCCGCTGCCGCGCCGGGCGTGCCCGGTACGCCGGGTGCGCGCCCCGCGAGCAACGCTGCGGCCGGCGCGGCAACGTCAGGCGTCGCCACCGCGCTCGGCGCCCAGCTGGGTGCGCGCGTGGGCGAGCGCTTCGATGCCCACTGGCTGGAATCGCGCCTCGGCCGCGCGGTGGTGACGCCGGAAGACCAGCAGTTGCTCGAGCAATGCGGCTGGTATGGCGTGCAGGCGCGCGTGGTGTTCGGCGTGCTGCGGCTGGGCCTGCCGCTGGCCTTGTCGGTGCTGGCGATGCTGTGGCATCTCGGCGCCAGTGCCTTCATGGTGATGGCATGGGGCTTCGGCACCTTCGCCGTGGCCTACCTGGCGCCCAAGTGGTTCCTGCGCAGGCGCGCCGCCGCGCGCCTGCGCCTGGTCGACGACGAGCTGCCGGTGCTGATCGACATGCTGCGGCTGCTGCAGGGCGTGGGCTTGTCGATCGACCAGAGCCTGCAGGTGATCGTGGCCGAGTTCGGCAGCATGCTGCGCGTGCTCGGGCCGGAGCTGGCGCGCGCCAACCAGCAGTTCGCGTCGGGCCGCTCGCGCGAGCAGACGCTGCTGCGCATTGGCCGGCTGTTCGACAGCGAAGACCTGAAGAGCCTGATCACGCTGCTGACGCAGGTCGACAAGCATGGCGGCGCGGTGCAGGAGCCGCTGCGCCAGTTCGGGCTGCGCCTGCAGGAGGCGCGCAAGTCGCGCATGAAGGACGAGATCGGCCGCCTCACGGTCAAGATGACCGCGGTGATGGTGGTCAGCCTGTTGCCGGTGCTGCTGATCCTGACCGCGGGCCCCGGCTTTCTCGGGGTGATCCGCATGCTGGCAAACATGGGAGGAACGCGATGA
- a CDS encoding type II secretion system F family protein: protein MSSATLLLAALALVITGLGLLLLAGAQARARREQQQAFLQAQTEQVRMRYTQAPDPSLQLPARDLRRRWDDFLRRADLAPTRRTALVWLSPLVLCTLAGAAAGQWLGAVSALVVALAVTACAAWHRVRRLHKKLLSQLPGFLDGVVRLMTIGSSVPAAFQNSIANTEAPLRQCLVQAVHLQRAGKELDQAVLQVGRAYKVEELVLVASVLRLSVRYGGRADVVMERTAAFMRDREQAQRELMALSAETRLSAWVLGLLPLVVAGGLFTLNAGYILMMWKDPTGKTMLLSAAALEVAGALMLYRLAKSI, encoded by the coding sequence ATGTCTAGCGCCACGCTGCTGCTTGCCGCGCTCGCCCTGGTCATCACCGGGCTGGGGCTGCTGCTGCTCGCCGGCGCGCAGGCACGCGCGCGCCGCGAACAGCAGCAGGCCTTCCTGCAGGCGCAGACCGAGCAGGTGCGGATGCGCTACACGCAGGCGCCGGACCCGTCGCTGCAGCTGCCCGCGCGCGACCTGCGCCGCCGCTGGGACGACTTCCTGCGCCGCGCCGACCTGGCGCCGACGCGCCGCACCGCGCTGGTCTGGCTGTCTCCGCTGGTGCTGTGCACGCTGGCCGGCGCGGCCGCGGGGCAATGGCTGGGCGCGGTGTCGGCGCTGGTGGTGGCGCTGGCGGTGACGGCGTGCGCGGCCTGGCACCGGGTGCGTCGGCTGCACAAGAAGCTGCTGTCGCAATTGCCCGGCTTCCTCGATGGCGTGGTGCGGCTGATGACCATCGGCAGCAGCGTGCCCGCCGCATTCCAGAATTCCATCGCCAATACCGAGGCGCCGCTGCGCCAGTGCCTGGTGCAGGCGGTGCACCTGCAGCGCGCCGGCAAGGAGCTGGACCAGGCGGTGCTGCAGGTGGGGCGCGCCTACAAGGTCGAGGAACTGGTGCTGGTGGCTTCCGTGCTGCGCCTGTCGGTGCGCTACGGCGGCCGCGCCGACGTGGTGATGGAGCGCACCGCCGCCTTCATGCGCGACCGCGAGCAGGCGCAGCGCGAGCTGATGGCGCTGTCGGCCGAGACCCGGCTGTCGGCATGGGTGCTGGGCCTGCTGCCGCTGGTGGTGGCCGGCGGCCTGTTCACGCTGAATGCGGGCTACATCCTGATGATGTGGAAAGACCCCACCGGCAAGACCATGCTGCTGTCGGCCGCGGCGCTGGAAGTCGCCGGCGCGCTGATGCTGTACCGGCTGGCCAAGTCGATCTGA